The sequence CGGCCGACGTCCGGCGGCTGGCCAAGGCGCTGCTCGAGGTGAAGGAGAAGGTCCAGTTCTGCCGGATCTGCTTCAACGTGGCCCAGGCCGAGCTGTGCCGGATCTGCGCTGACCCGCGTCGCGACACCACGGTGATCTGCGTCGTCGAGGAGTCGAAGGACGTCGTCGCGGTCGAGCGCACCCGGGAGTTCCGCGGCAGGTATCACGTGCTCGGTGGGGCGATCAACCCGATCGGCGGGGTCGGCCCGGACGACCTGCACATCCGTGAACTGATCGCGCGGCTGGCGGATGGCACCGTCACGGAGCTGATCCTCGCGACCGACCCGAACACCGAGGGCGAGGTCACCGCGAGCTACCTGGCTCGTCAGATCGGCCCGATGGGCCTGACAGTGAGCCGGCTGGCCAGCGGTCTGCCGATGGGCGGCGACCTGGAGTGGGCCGACGAGGTCACCCTTGGCCGCGCCTTCGAGGGCCGCCGCGTCGTCGCCGGCTAGCCAGCCCGCCTCCGCCGCCAGTCCTGATCGCCGTTTCGGCCCTCGGGTGGTCATGACCGGGCCCGTTCTGCAGCCATCAGAGGGCGAAAACGGCGATCTTGGCGACGGGCCGATCTTGCGGCCGGCCGTACTGGAGAATCCGGCGCGGCCGGGTCAGAAGCCGAGGATGGGCGCGTACGTCGAGCTGGGCAGGGACGCCAGGGTCGCGAGGACGACGCTGACGTCGAGCTCGTCGGCGCCAGGCTCGAAGTGGCCGAGCATGCCACGGGTCAGGTAGACCGGGCGGTCGCCGCGGCTGACCCGGACGCCGAAGACGCCGGTCGCCCGCAGCCACCAGACCCGGTCGCCGGCGCGGATGCGGACCTGCCGGTTACCCCGGCGCAGGCCGGTCGTCGCCCTGGTCAGCCGGCCCGCGTCGGCCGGCGGGCGGGCCGGCTGGTCGAGACTTCCGACGATGTCCCGGTCCGGGGCGCGTACGACCAGCCGGGCCGGGGTGTCCGCCAGCTCGATCAGTGGGCTCTCCCGAGAGACCTCCGAGCCGGCCGGCCACACCGTCGCCGGCCACACCCCCTCGCCGGCCAGCACGCGGGCACCGAGCCGGCCGGCCGCCGGGTGGCCCGGCGGCAGGAGCGCCCCGACCACGGCGCCGACCCCGTCGAGCTGCCAGGCGACCGAGACGACCGCGCCGGCGGGCAGGCCCGTCGGCCCGTGCTCGCCGCGGGCCAGACCGTCGGCGCAGCGCAGGGGCAACATCCGCACCAGCCGGGCCGGGGACGCCTCGTCGCCGGACAGCGCGGGAGCGAGGCACGCACCGCGCGGGCCCGGCGCGCCGGCGAGCCGCCGTAACCCGGCGGAGAACTGGCCCAGCGTCAGGGGGCGGGGTTCCCCGCCGGTCAGACTGACCATGTCGCTGGCGCCTCCTTCGGCCGTCACCGGCGCGGGCATGGGGGCCCTCCCCCCAGTGGTCCGGCCGAACGGTCCTAGCCGACGCACGCTCCGTCGGACCGGGTCGACAGTCTGCCATCCGCCCCTTACAGAATGCAATACCTCCTATGTCGGCGGCAGGTTCTGGCCGGAGACGGACATCGGAGCTCCTCGATCCGCGAACTCGGAATGACGATCTCGGCCCGCGGGGGCCAGCCCCACCCCGGTGGTCGTCCGCGAAGGGACGAGTGGCAGCGTGGAGTGCGCGGCCACGCGGAGCCGTCACGTCAGGAGCTGGACCAGATGATCATCAGTTCGCACGTCGGGGCGGGCGCCTTCGTCGGCATGGCCGTCCGCCGGCCGGGAGCGGCGCTCGCCGCCGGCTTCCTGTCGCACCTCGTGATGGACGCGCTGCCGCACTGGGGCCTCGGGCCGAACACCGAGGACGAGTGGATGCCGATCGCGAAGGTGGACGGCATCGCGGGGCTGTCCGCGATGGCGCTGCTCACGGCGTCGGCGCCGGCCGAGGTCCGGCTGGCCGTGCTGGCCGGGATGACCGGCGCCTGCCTGCCGGACACGGACAAGGTCGGCCGGTTCTTCTTCGGCCAGAGCCCGTGGCCGGCCAAGTTCGACCGGTTCCACGAGCTGATCCAGAACGAGGCCCGTCACCGTCTGCCCCGCGAGGTCGTCACCGCCGCGGCGCTGACCGCCCTCGGCACGGCGGCCCTGCGGGCCTGGAAGGCGCGTGCCGCGCGGCTGGCGCCCAGCGAGCTGGAGCCCACCGAGGCGCTGGCCACGGCCTGACCGCCGGTCAGCTGGCCGGATCGGGGAAGAGAACGGCGGCGCCGGTGACCCGGTCGGCCGCGAGGTCGGTCAGCGCCTGGTCGGCGGCCGCCAGCGGGTAGGCCGCGACCGTGACCGCCAGTCGGTGCCGGGCCGCGATCTCGAGGAACTCCCGGCCGTCGGCCCTGGTGTTGGCCGTCGTGCTGCGCACCGAGCGCTCCTGGAACAGCTGCCGCTGATAGTTGAGCGTCGGGACGTCCGAGAGGTGGATCCCGGCGATGGAGAGCGTTCCGCCCCGGTCGAGCGCCTCC is a genomic window of Pseudofrankia inefficax containing:
- the recR gene encoding recombination mediator RecR — encoded protein: MYEGVVQDLIDELGALPGIGPKSAQRIAFHILAADPADVRRLAKALLEVKEKVQFCRICFNVAQAELCRICADPRRDTTVICVVEESKDVVAVERTREFRGRYHVLGGAINPIGGVGPDDLHIRELIARLADGTVTELILATDPNTEGEVTASYLARQIGPMGLTVSRLASGLPMGGDLEWADEVTLGRAFEGRRVVAG